In Prochlorococcus marinus str. MIT 1214, one DNA window encodes the following:
- the grpE gene encoding nucleotide exchange factor GrpE — translation MNSDVSSSEHELSQDGASPDDPNENSVSSNTSNESLNQVELSNNPDEESELNNDLVDTANEQPSTSSDSNIKGPDTEARLQQLEKEHETLNSQYMRIAADFDNFRKRQTRDQDDLKIQLTCTTLSEILPVVDNFERARQQLNPEGEEAQALHRSYQGLYKQLVEVLKHLGVAPMRVVDQAFDPSLHEAVMREPSDDKPEDIVIEELQRGYHLNGRVLRHALVKVSMGPGPKAANEEIPDQSAANQEQSPSSEVLTKDEN, via the coding sequence ATGAATTCAGACGTTTCCTCCTCCGAACATGAATTATCTCAAGATGGTGCATCACCAGATGATCCCAATGAAAATTCTGTAAGTTCGAATACAAGTAATGAATCACTTAATCAAGTTGAACTTTCTAATAATCCCGACGAAGAGTCTGAATTGAACAATGATTTAGTAGATACTGCAAACGAACAACCTTCAACTAGCTCTGATTCAAATATTAAAGGTCCAGATACTGAAGCAAGACTACAGCAATTAGAAAAAGAGCATGAAACTTTAAATAGTCAATATATGAGAATAGCTGCTGACTTTGACAACTTCCGAAAGCGTCAGACGCGTGATCAAGATGATTTAAAAATACAACTTACATGCACTACGCTTAGTGAAATACTTCCTGTTGTCGATAATTTTGAAAGAGCAAGACAGCAATTAAACCCTGAGGGCGAAGAAGCTCAAGCATTACATCGAAGTTACCAAGGACTTTACAAGCAATTAGTTGAAGTTCTTAAGCACCTAGGTGTTGCTCCAATGCGTGTCGTTGATCAGGCTTTTGATCCTTCTTTGCATGAAGCTGTTATGAGAGAGCCCAGTGATGACAAGCCTGAGGACATTGTGATTGAAGAATTACAAAGGGGCTATCACTTGAATGGTCGTGTTTTACGGCATGCTTTAGTCAAAGTTTCTATGGGACCAGGACCGAAAGCAGCTAATGAAGAAATTCCTGATCAGAGTGCTGCTAATCAAGAACAAAGTCCATCTTCAGAAGTCTTAACTAAAGATGAGAATTAA
- the dnaJ gene encoding molecular chaperone DnaJ has protein sequence MADFYDLLGVSRDADADTLKRAYRQQARKYHPDVNKEAGAEDKFKEIGKAYEVLSDSQKRARYDQFGEAGIGGAAGMPDMGDMGGFADLFETFFNGFGGASSPGGSRPQRRGPQQGDDLRYDLTIDFDKAIFGEEKEITVPHLETCDVCRGTGAKKGTGPVTCQTCSGAGQVRRATRTPFGSFTQVAECPTCGGTGQVIKDPCNTCGGKGVKQVRKKLKINIPAGVDSGTRLRVSGEGNAGLKGGPSGDLYVFLKVKNHPTLKRDGLKILSEVNISYLQAILGDTIEIDTVDGITKLQIPAGTQPNSILNLESKGVPKLGNPVARGNHQVSVKIKLPTKLSDSERNLLEKLAGHYSARGPQYHYHKSGLFSKLFGK, from the coding sequence ATGGCTGATTTTTACGATCTATTGGGTGTCAGCAGAGATGCTGATGCTGACACTTTAAAAAGAGCTTATAGACAGCAAGCTCGGAAATATCACCCTGACGTGAATAAGGAAGCAGGTGCAGAGGATAAGTTCAAAGAAATAGGTAAAGCATATGAAGTTTTAAGCGATTCTCAAAAGCGAGCACGTTACGACCAATTTGGAGAAGCTGGAATAGGTGGGGCTGCTGGTATGCCGGATATGGGAGATATGGGCGGTTTTGCAGATTTGTTTGAGACCTTTTTTAATGGCTTTGGTGGTGCTAGTTCACCTGGAGGTTCTCGTCCTCAAAGACGTGGACCGCAACAGGGAGACGATTTACGTTACGACCTAACGATTGATTTTGATAAAGCTATTTTTGGAGAAGAAAAAGAGATCACGGTTCCTCATTTAGAAACTTGTGATGTTTGCAGAGGGACTGGGGCTAAGAAAGGCACTGGTCCTGTTACTTGTCAAACATGTAGTGGTGCCGGTCAAGTAAGAAGAGCTACTCGTACACCTTTTGGAAGTTTTACCCAAGTGGCTGAATGTCCAACTTGTGGTGGTACTGGACAAGTGATTAAAGATCCTTGTAATACTTGTGGAGGGAAAGGGGTTAAACAAGTAAGAAAAAAATTAAAAATTAATATTCCTGCTGGAGTTGATAGTGGAACACGATTAAGAGTTTCAGGAGAGGGTAATGCTGGATTAAAGGGCGGTCCATCTGGAGATTTATATGTCTTCCTAAAAGTAAAAAATCATCCTACTTTAAAGAGAGATGGATTGAAAATTTTATCTGAGGTTAATATTAGTTACCTTCAGGCAATTTTAGGAGATACTATTGAAATAGATACTGTAGATGGCATTACTAAGTTACAAATTCCAGCAGGAACGCAACCTAACTCTATTTTGAATTTAGAAAGTAAAGGAGTGCCAAAACTAGGCAATCCTGTAGCTAGAGGTAACCATCAAGTTTCAGTAAAGATTAAATTACCTACAAAATTATCAGATTCTGAAAGAAATTTATTGGAAAAGTTAGCTGGACATTACTCTGCACGTGGACCTCAATATCATTACCATAAAAGTGGCTTATTTAGTAAGCTATTTGGCAAATAA
- a CDS encoding sulfurtransferase TusA family protein encodes MEKNIFIDHYLDLCGLDCPVNFVKCCLALENLSTKDTLKVDIDIGEAETSVIDGLQEKGYKVKILNKDSNKVTLIISSE; translated from the coding sequence GTGGAGAAAAATATCTTTATTGATCATTATTTAGATTTGTGTGGCCTTGATTGTCCAGTCAATTTTGTTAAATGCTGCTTAGCTTTGGAAAATTTATCTACAAAAGATACTTTAAAAGTAGATATAGATATAGGCGAAGCTGAAACTAGTGTTATTGATGGTTTACAAGAGAAGGGATATAAAGTAAAAATATTGAATAAAGACTCTAACAAAGTAACTTTGATAATATCGAGTGAATAA
- the rsgA gene encoding ribosome small subunit-dependent GTPase A: MNKNKPNKLKGIVVALKANFLVVEINYKDFKYDSLDQLYEKIRLLCTRRSKLDYRGLFIDVGDIVCVESIDYKNKRAVICEVEQRTSFLKRPAVANVTLVSICISVDEPLFDMEQTSRFLLTAECANIKPLIILTKIDLITKNDLILYINKFKSWGYDCIPVSIHNSQGIDLLIERFRKTKLTVLAGPSGVGKTSLINYLIPTVSLPTSSVSKKLKRGTHTTRHVELFAIGHGSLLADTPGFNRPEIICEPSDFASLFPEFRIQLTKSKCKFRNCLHRDEPGCVIDKDLERYSFYRENLEEMINSPLPYQAD; the protein is encoded by the coding sequence GTGAATAAAAATAAACCTAATAAATTAAAAGGTATTGTTGTTGCACTGAAAGCAAATTTTTTAGTCGTAGAGATTAACTATAAAGATTTTAAATATGATTCATTGGATCAATTATATGAAAAAATTAGACTTTTATGCACACGAAGAAGTAAGTTAGACTATCGAGGTTTATTTATAGATGTAGGAGATATTGTTTGCGTTGAGTCTATAGATTATAAAAATAAACGTGCCGTGATTTGTGAGGTGGAGCAGCGAACAAGTTTTTTAAAACGCCCAGCGGTGGCTAACGTTACATTAGTTTCTATTTGCATCTCAGTTGATGAGCCTTTATTTGATATGGAGCAAACAAGCCGTTTTTTATTAACAGCTGAATGTGCAAATATAAAGCCTTTGATAATTTTAACCAAAATAGATTTAATTACAAAGAATGATTTGATTTTATATATAAATAAATTTAAATCTTGGGGATATGATTGTATACCAGTATCTATACATAATTCTCAGGGTATTGATTTATTAATAGAACGATTTCGAAAAACCAAATTAACTGTACTTGCTGGTCCTTCTGGAGTAGGAAAGACAAGTTTAATTAATTATTTAATACCAACCGTTTCACTACCTACTTCATCTGTTTCCAAAAAATTAAAGAGAGGTACACACACGACCAGGCATGTGGAACTTTTTGCTATTGGACATGGATCACTTCTTGCTGATACACCAGGGTTTAATCGTCCAGAAATAATATGCGAGCCATCTGACTTCGCTTCTTTGTTCCCAGAGTTTCGAATTCAATTAACTAAGTCAAAATGCAAGTTTCGTAATTGTTTACATAGAGATGAGCCTGGTTGTGTAATTGATAAAGATCTTGAAAGATATTCTTTTTATCGTGAGAACCTTGAGGAAATGATTAATTCTCCTCTCCCATACCAGGCAGATTAA
- a CDS encoding YbaB/EbfC family nucleoid-associated protein — protein sequence MAGFGLPNFGQLTEAFKKAQQIQQNAQKLQEELEVMEIEGANNDNRAKIWMSGNQKPLRVEIDPSLLSEEKVLIEEAILDAMKSAHEISASTMKERMEDLTGGFKLNLPGMGEEN from the coding sequence ATGGCTGGATTCGGACTACCAAACTTTGGGCAACTAACTGAAGCTTTTAAAAAAGCACAACAAATTCAACAGAATGCTCAAAAACTACAAGAAGAGCTCGAGGTTATGGAAATAGAGGGGGCAAATAATGATAATCGGGCAAAAATATGGATGTCCGGAAATCAAAAGCCTTTACGAGTAGAAATTGACCCATCTCTTCTCTCTGAAGAAAAAGTATTAATCGAAGAAGCCATACTTGATGCGATGAAATCTGCTCACGAAATTTCAGCTTCGACGATGAAAGAACGCATGGAGGATTTAACCGGTGGATTCAAGCTTAATCTGCCTGGTATGGGAGAGGAGAATTAA
- the murB gene encoding UDP-N-acetylmuramate dehydrogenase — protein sequence MNSIQLEKNISLSNFTTWRIGGPAEWIAQPKNIEEIKSLINWTNKKKIPCNIIGAGSNLLINDKGIKGLSLCMRNLKGIEIDKSLGIIEVLSGEMLPTLARKAAANGLHGLEWAVGIPGTIGGAVVMNAGAQEHCISDYLESITTLSLKGEYKIIKRKDLNFGYRYSLLQNQNLIVVSARLKLVSGHAEKIRQVTNANLNHRLKTQPYEAQTCGSVFRNPEPLKAAQLIEELGLKGFRIGGAEISKIHSNFIINSNKASSYDVKELIKFIQKKVFNSYGILLETEVKQCGF from the coding sequence ATGAATTCAATTCAATTAGAAAAAAATATTTCATTATCAAATTTTACTACTTGGAGAATAGGTGGTCCTGCAGAATGGATTGCTCAACCGAAAAATATTGAAGAAATTAAATCTTTAATTAATTGGACAAATAAGAAAAAAATTCCCTGCAATATTATTGGTGCTGGATCAAATCTTTTAATCAATGACAAAGGAATTAAAGGTTTAAGCCTATGTATGCGTAATTTGAAAGGAATTGAAATTGATAAAAGTCTTGGAATTATTGAGGTACTTAGCGGTGAGATGCTTCCAACGTTAGCCAGAAAAGCAGCAGCAAATGGACTTCACGGGCTCGAATGGGCTGTAGGAATCCCAGGAACCATTGGTGGCGCAGTAGTTATGAATGCGGGAGCACAAGAACATTGCATATCTGACTATCTCGAAAGTATTACAACGCTATCATTAAAAGGTGAATACAAAATTATCAAGAGAAAAGATCTCAATTTTGGATACCGATACAGTCTTCTTCAAAATCAAAATTTAATTGTCGTATCTGCTCGACTAAAGTTGGTATCAGGTCATGCAGAAAAAATCCGACAGGTCACCAATGCAAACCTAAACCATAGATTAAAAACTCAACCCTATGAAGCCCAAACCTGCGGTAGTGTTTTTCGTAATCCTGAACCTTTGAAAGCTGCACAATTAATTGAAGAACTTGGTTTAAAAGGATTTCGTATTGGTGGAGCTGAAATATCAAAAATACATTCTAATTTTATAATTAACTCAAACAAAGCCTCATCTTATGACGTAAAAGAGTTAATTAAATTTATCCAAAAAAAAGTTTTTAATTCTTATGGAATCTTGTTAGAAACAGAAGTCAAGCAATGTGGCTTCTAA
- the murC gene encoding UDP-N-acetylmuramate--L-alanine ligase — protein MKSYLSLDTEEKLKKTQELPPHIHFIGIGGIGMSALAMILAKNGYSISGSDQKKSLTLKELAANKIHIFQAQEESNITEIFKVHGKNILVVISSAIGEDNLELCKAKKYNLTINHRSEILAFLINQKRSIIISGSHGKTTTSTYITTLFSHANINPTAIIGGIVPLYQRNYNVSDSNFLIAEADESDGSLVKFNPNIGVITNLELEHVDHYLNLENLITTMKQFAKNCEYLITNFDCINLKHNIQNSKWFSIYTINNIDFALIPKESNGCEIIAEYYEQEKFIDIIKIPVPGIHNLSNTVAAIAACRVAGILFKDIKKGINNLQLPSRRFEYKGLWKSRLIIEDYAHHPSEIDATISIASSMIQTKHNLSFITPKRLVTIFQPHRYSRTKKFKKEFAQSLSKSDLVFITPIYSAGENKIKGINNKTIGNELKKLKPNLEIYTPNNNQNLIKLIKEHTIEKDLIIVMGAGDINIICASLFLELINNKSIRNNLAA, from the coding sequence ATGAAGAGTTATCTTTCACTCGACACTGAAGAGAAATTGAAGAAGACACAAGAGTTACCACCTCATATTCACTTTATTGGAATCGGAGGTATTGGTATGTCTGCTCTCGCAATGATTCTCGCTAAAAATGGATATTCCATATCTGGCTCTGACCAAAAAAAAAGCTTGACTTTAAAAGAATTAGCCGCAAATAAAATCCATATCTTTCAAGCTCAAGAAGAATCGAACATTACCGAAATTTTTAAAGTTCATGGAAAAAATATATTAGTTGTTATAAGTTCAGCAATAGGCGAAGATAATTTAGAATTATGTAAAGCGAAAAAATACAATTTAACAATTAATCATCGTTCTGAAATATTGGCCTTTTTAATTAATCAAAAGAGGTCAATAATAATCTCAGGATCTCATGGTAAAACAACAACAAGTACTTACATTACAACATTATTTTCGCATGCAAATATAAATCCAACTGCTATCATTGGAGGAATTGTTCCTCTCTACCAAAGAAACTATAATGTTAGTGATAGTAATTTTTTAATCGCTGAAGCAGACGAATCAGATGGATCACTAGTAAAATTTAATCCTAATATTGGAGTAATAACTAATTTAGAACTTGAACATGTTGATCATTATCTAAATCTAGAAAATTTAATTACAACCATGAAACAATTTGCGAAAAATTGTGAATACTTGATTACCAATTTTGACTGTATCAATCTTAAACATAATATACAAAATTCTAAGTGGTTTTCGATTTATACAATTAATAATATAGATTTTGCACTGATTCCAAAGGAATCTAATGGATGTGAAATCATCGCAGAATATTATGAGCAAGAAAAATTTATTGACATAATAAAAATACCTGTTCCTGGAATACACAATTTAAGTAATACAGTAGCTGCTATAGCTGCATGTAGAGTAGCAGGAATTCTGTTTAAAGATATAAAAAAAGGAATTAACAATTTACAGCTTCCTTCAAGAAGATTTGAATATAAAGGCTTATGGAAAAGCAGATTAATAATTGAAGATTATGCTCATCATCCTAGTGAAATTGATGCTACAATTTCCATTGCCTCTTCTATGATTCAGACAAAACATAATCTTTCATTCATAACACCTAAAAGATTAGTTACGATATTTCAACCACATCGGTATAGTAGAACTAAAAAATTTAAAAAAGAATTTGCACAAAGTCTAAGTAAATCTGATTTAGTATTCATAACTCCAATTTACTCTGCTGGAGAAAATAAAATTAAAGGAATAAATAATAAGACTATTGGAAATGAGTTAAAAAAATTAAAACCTAATCTAGAAATATATACTCCAAATAATAATCAAAATTTAATAAAGCTAATAAAAGAACATACAATTGAAAAAGATTTGATTATAGTTATGGGCGCAGGAGATATTAATATAATATGTGCAAGTCTATTTTTAGAATTAATCAATAATAAATCGATCAGAAATAATTTAGCCGCTTAA
- the gap gene encoding type I glyceraldehyde-3-phosphate dehydrogenase: protein MTLRVAINGFGRIGRNFMRCWLSRGANTNIEVVGINVTSDPKTCAHLLKYDSILGAINDAEISHTDDTFEINGKTIKCYSDRNPLNLPWKEWGIDLVIESTGVFNTDVGASKHLQVGAKKVILTAPGKGDGVGTYVVGVNADTYSHEDFDILSNASCTTNCLAPIVKVLDQKLGINKGLMTTIHSYTGDQRILDNAHRDLRRARAAAMNLVPTSTGAAKAVALVYPEMKGKLTGIAMRVPTPNVSAVDLVFESSRNTSAEEVNSLLKTASQGEMKGIIKYGDLPLVSTDYAGTNESTIVDEALTMCIDNNMVKVLAWYDNEWGYSQRVVDLAEIVAQKWK from the coding sequence ATGACTTTGCGTGTAGCGATTAATGGATTCGGAAGAATTGGACGCAATTTTATGCGTTGTTGGCTCAGTAGGGGTGCAAATACAAATATTGAGGTGGTCGGTATTAACGTCACCTCTGACCCAAAAACTTGTGCCCATTTGCTCAAATATGACTCTATTCTAGGAGCTATAAACGATGCTGAAATTTCACATACTGACGATACATTTGAGATTAATGGCAAAACCATAAAATGTTATTCAGATAGAAACCCATTAAATCTTCCTTGGAAAGAGTGGGGAATTGATTTAGTAATTGAATCAACAGGTGTCTTTAATACAGATGTTGGTGCTAGTAAGCATTTACAAGTTGGAGCTAAGAAGGTCATCCTTACTGCACCTGGTAAGGGAGATGGGGTAGGTACTTATGTCGTTGGTGTTAATGCTGATACTTACTCTCATGAAGATTTTGATATTCTCAGTAATGCAAGTTGTACCACCAATTGTTTAGCTCCGATAGTAAAAGTTTTAGATCAAAAGTTAGGGATTAATAAAGGTCTAATGACCACTATTCATAGTTATACGGGAGATCAAAGAATCCTAGATAATGCTCATCGTGATTTAAGACGTGCAAGAGCAGCCGCAATGAATTTGGTCCCTACTTCAACTGGAGCGGCAAAAGCTGTTGCTCTTGTTTATCCAGAAATGAAAGGGAAACTCACTGGTATTGCGATGCGAGTCCCTACTCCAAATGTTTCTGCAGTTGATTTAGTCTTTGAATCCAGCCGGAACACTAGTGCTGAAGAAGTAAATTCATTATTGAAAACTGCTTCACAGGGAGAAATGAAAGGAATCATCAAATATGGTGACTTGCCTCTCGTTTCTACTGATTATGCAGGCACTAATGAATCAACCATTGTTGATGAAGCTTTAACAATGTGTATAGATAACAATATGGTGAAAGTTTTAGCTTGGTATGACAATGAGTGGGGTTATAGCCAAAGGGTAGTTGACTTGGCTGAAATTGTTGCCCAAAAATGGAAATAA
- the thiL gene encoding thiamine-phosphate kinase: MKTTIKDLGEIELLNRLKRFMRCGQIDDDLAEINASNKNLLINTDLLVENIHFSEKISNAKDIGWKCITTNISDLICSGSENIISFTVGLVLPPNTYLEWVENLYEGMWEAMQEFGGEIIGGDCSCGETKMISITAIGEKKPPRLHRGNALPGDYIVSSGFHGLSRLGLALLTSEQLPSEVLISQELANKAISAHKRPYPAIKALKALIECKPTSTTWRAAGTDSSDGLIESIRGICQSSNCQAVLSKTSILKDPDWPEDSIWDEWILNGGEDYELILSLPREWAEALAKKLKSAQIIGFIQEGKPNIFWENLEPINIGKSHLFQHF; encoded by the coding sequence GTGAAAACTACAATTAAAGATTTAGGTGAAATAGAGTTACTGAATCGTTTAAAAAGATTTATGCGATGTGGACAAATAGATGATGATCTGGCAGAAATAAATGCTAGTAATAAAAACTTATTGATTAATACTGATTTACTTGTAGAAAACATTCATTTTTCTGAGAAAATATCTAATGCTAAAGATATTGGATGGAAATGTATTACCACAAATATTTCTGATCTGATTTGCAGCGGCTCAGAAAATATAATTTCTTTTACTGTTGGATTGGTTTTACCACCAAACACATATTTGGAATGGGTAGAAAACCTATATGAAGGAATGTGGGAAGCAATGCAAGAATTTGGAGGAGAAATAATTGGCGGTGATTGCTCGTGTGGAGAAACAAAAATGATTTCAATTACTGCAATTGGAGAAAAGAAACCGCCTAGACTACATAGAGGAAATGCTTTGCCAGGAGATTATATTGTTAGCTCCGGATTCCATGGCTTAAGTAGATTAGGTTTAGCGCTTTTAACCTCCGAGCAACTACCAAGTGAAGTCCTAATAAGTCAAGAGCTTGCTAATAAAGCTATCAGCGCACATAAACGTCCATATCCAGCTATTAAGGCTCTCAAAGCATTAATAGAGTGTAAGCCCACTTCAACGACTTGGAGAGCCGCAGGAACTGATAGCAGCGATGGGCTTATTGAATCAATTAGAGGAATTTGCCAAAGCAGTAATTGCCAAGCGGTTTTATCCAAAACTTCAATTCTAAAAGACCCAGACTGGCCAGAAGATTCGATTTGGGATGAATGGATCTTAAATGGAGGAGAGGACTATGAGTTAATACTTAGTCTTCCAAGAGAATGGGCAGAAGCTTTAGCAAAAAAATTGAAATCTGCCCAAATTATTGGGTTTATACAAGAAGGTAAACCCAATATTTTCTGGGAGAACTTAGAACCAATTAATATTGGGAAATCACATCTATTTCAACATTTTTAA
- a CDS encoding peptidylprolyl isomerase, which produces MAKKICILALITILFSLSSPWIDPAAASLPNGNRLKDPYAILRNSLPIDQKELRELQNKLEDTSDDLRGSRWSAISKATSRSQFLVSNRKNQILDSMPDENKEKAVNLLSNLNEELDELRQIANEKNKVSFLDVRRQSLKTIDDLESLLITNDFPYAIPSEYDNLPRLLGRANVEIKTSKGNMSAIIDGYNAPLTAGAFIDLSLKGFYDGLPINRAEEFFILQTGDPKGEAIGYIDPDKNELRKVPLEIRTPNFEDTLYGETFEEVGLYTETPVLPFATLGTLGWAHSDTDLNDGSSQFFFFLYEAELNPAGRNLIDGRNAAFGYVIEGSEILNKLGVDDKIISIKVLNGSENLKVKA; this is translated from the coding sequence ATGGCAAAAAAGATTTGCATTCTTGCCCTGATAACAATCCTATTTTCTTTGAGTTCTCCATGGATTGACCCTGCTGCTGCAAGCCTTCCAAATGGTAATCGACTAAAAGATCCTTATGCAATATTAAGAAATTCTTTACCGATTGACCAAAAAGAATTACGTGAATTACAAAACAAACTTGAAGATACGAGCGATGATCTTCGAGGAAGTAGATGGTCAGCTATCAGCAAAGCCACCTCAAGAAGTCAATTTTTAGTAAGTAATAGAAAAAATCAAATTCTTGATTCAATGCCAGATGAAAATAAAGAAAAAGCAGTTAATTTGCTCTCAAATTTAAATGAAGAGCTTGATGAATTAAGGCAAATAGCAAACGAAAAAAATAAAGTCTCATTTCTTGATGTCAGACGTCAAAGTTTAAAAACAATTGATGATCTAGAATCTCTTTTAATCACTAATGATTTTCCATATGCAATCCCTAGTGAATATGACAATTTACCTAGACTCTTAGGGAGAGCAAATGTAGAAATAAAAACATCAAAAGGAAATATGAGCGCAATTATCGATGGTTATAATGCTCCTTTAACAGCTGGTGCATTTATAGATCTTTCATTAAAAGGTTTTTACGATGGTTTACCAATTAATAGAGCTGAAGAATTTTTTATTCTTCAAACTGGAGATCCTAAAGGAGAAGCGATTGGCTATATAGATCCTGACAAAAATGAGTTGCGAAAAGTTCCATTAGAAATAAGGACCCCTAATTTCGAAGATACACTTTATGGCGAAACTTTTGAGGAAGTTGGTCTTTACACTGAAACCCCTGTCCTTCCATTTGCTACTTTAGGCACACTTGGCTGGGCTCACTCTGATACAGATTTAAATGATGGTTCATCTCAGTTTTTCTTCTTCTTATATGAAGCTGAATTAAATCCAGCTGGACGTAATCTTATTGATGGAAGAAATGCAGCTTTTGGCTATGTAATTGAAGGCTCTGAAATATTAAATAAACTTGGAGTAGATGATAAAATTATCTCAATTAAAGTATTAAATGGTTCAGAAAATCTTAAAGTCAAAGCTTAA
- the efp gene encoding elongation factor P codes for MISSNDFRTGTTIELDGAVWRVIEFLHVKPGKGSAFVRTKLKAVVSGSVVEKTFRAGEMVPQALLEKSKLQHTYMDGDDFVFMDMTSYEETRLTAEQIGESRKYLKEGMEVNVVSWNEKPLEVELPNSVVLEIKETDPGVKGDTASGGTKPAILETGAQVMVPLFISIGEKIRVDTRNDTYLGRETQ; via the coding sequence ATGATTTCAAGTAACGACTTTCGCACTGGCACTACTATCGAGTTAGACGGTGCAGTTTGGCGTGTTATTGAATTTCTACATGTCAAGCCTGGTAAGGGTTCTGCGTTTGTCAGGACTAAATTAAAAGCTGTTGTGAGCGGTAGTGTTGTCGAAAAGACTTTTAGAGCTGGGGAAATGGTTCCTCAAGCTCTTTTGGAGAAATCAAAGTTGCAACATACTTACATGGACGGAGATGATTTTGTATTTATGGATATGACTTCTTATGAAGAAACACGCCTAACTGCTGAACAAATTGGAGAAAGTCGGAAATATCTAAAAGAAGGGATGGAGGTTAATGTAGTGTCCTGGAATGAAAAACCACTTGAAGTTGAATTGCCCAATTCAGTTGTTTTAGAAATAAAAGAAACTGATCCTGGGGTTAAAGGTGACACTGCTTCAGGAGGTACAAAGCCAGCAATCTTGGAAACAGGAGCTCAAGTTATGGTTCCATTATTTATTTCAATTGGTGAGAAAATTCGGGTAGATACTCGAAATGACACTTATCTAGGACGAGAAACACAATGA
- the accB gene encoding acetyl-CoA carboxylase biotin carboxyl carrier protein, with protein sequence MTMNLDHEELHRLLASLSESDIQEFRLEGEDFYLEVKRNLGTSSDSITSQKKSTSEEIDPPHQRKIEASPVPSTPPPSVPGSRSDLVEVTAPMVGTFYRAPGPEEPPFVDIGSRISVGQAVCILEAMKLMNELESEVSGEVIEILVENGTPVEFGQVLMRLKPL encoded by the coding sequence ATGACAATGAATCTTGATCACGAAGAGCTTCATCGCTTGTTGGCAAGTCTATCTGAGAGCGATATTCAAGAGTTTCGACTTGAGGGAGAAGACTTTTATTTGGAAGTTAAACGTAATCTTGGGACTTCTTCAGATTCAATAACTTCTCAAAAGAAATCGACATCCGAAGAGATTGATCCACCACATCAACGCAAAATTGAGGCTTCACCAGTTCCAAGCACACCTCCTCCTTCAGTTCCAGGATCACGCTCTGATTTGGTTGAAGTTACTGCTCCCATGGTTGGGACCTTTTATCGGGCACCAGGGCCAGAAGAGCCTCCTTTCGTGGACATCGGATCGAGGATCAGTGTTGGGCAAGCAGTTTGTATTCTTGAGGCAATGAAATTAATGAATGAATTGGAGTCAGAGGTGAGTGGAGAAGTAATTGAAATTCTTGTTGAAAATGGAACTCCAGTTGAGTTTGGTCAAGTATTAATGAGATTAAAACCTTTATAG